The Lineus longissimus chromosome 2, tnLinLong1.2, whole genome shotgun sequence genome window below encodes:
- the LOC135482571 gene encoding myotubularin-related protein 10-A-like isoform X5 → MAHSSKSFKSYIDLGSSSSCPIGRNDIVDDEISVPPAYETKLEPDLLPGEVVIAKTTSVLKFSSFTDQKQGIVGSLFCTNFRLSYVTADASLFAMDDGKQRNRLIGEHDIPLMSIDAVYEVSKGKRKKLLPASSIVKRAKHLEIHCKDFRVHSFGFKLASKEEGKVFVNAILCHAYPARLDLLYLFGYNKAVKTRRVNPIASPKRRSDPDQVSQSTVPTFRTIADWEAELSRCNAGKHWRAAWMNQGFRLSNTLPETFVVPKYTSNADLVQVCILFVDSRVPSWCYTYQNGASVVRMANLLPEAEQVEKEQIQASKKRLINGIDRTCPGKKGVTSHVEDLNKCPPPKDIKTSLEKLKEILSPVSLKDFWTTDRCWLSSLEATKWLSSVSQCLEIAERLATIVVEGNRNVILQEFDGRDYSCVIACLIQILIDVHCRTISGFQSLVQKEWVAMGHKFTQRLGITAKNEQEESPIFLLFLDCVWQLLQQFPSSFEFSETYLTTLWDSAHIGLFGNFLFDCVHTSSKLCKEQLKLESVWNWHVQFSDKDLALFKNPLFLAKNSEELSTMNKKLAAITNSLNNDNFKKKLYLLYLNREATEHGVVLKPQVIAPMLKLWSQCYLRWSSPVEIYGGGAPSEYFQQCVLVEEVLCLKHKLANLEKASASDANKRYQNTPKSELFFSFNTQQTPRSSKMYSDVLTSSFPFSPGGLNKSNAGTPLSLYLEGSEFGPINLNDSEDLSGSYLDD, encoded by the exons GAAATCAGCGTTCCGCCTGCCTATGAGACGAAACTGGAGCCAGACCTTCTTCCCG GTGAGGTAGTCATCGCCAAGACGACGTCTGTCCTGAAGTTCAGTTCATTCACTGATCAGAAGCAAGGGATCGTGGGATCGTTATTCTGCACAAACTTCCGGCTGAGCTATGTGACAGCGGACGCATCCTTGTTTGCGATGGACGACGGGAAACAAAGGAATCGGCTCATTGGTGAACATGATATTCCTTTGATGTCCATTGATGCCGTCTATGAAG TGTCGaaaggaaaaaggaagaaaCTGCTACCAGCTTCGAGTATTGTGAAGAGGGCTAAGCACTTGGAGATTCACTGTAAAGACTTCCGCGTTCACTCATTTGGTTTCAAACTTGCAAGCAAAGAGGAGGGAAAAGTG TTTGTGAATGCAATACTCTGCCATGCATATCCAGCCAGACTTGACCTACTCTATCTCTTTGGATACAACAAGGCAGTGAAAACGCGACGGGTGAACCCAATTGCTAGTCCAAAGCGTCGGAGTGATCCTG ACCAGGTCTCACAATCAACCGTGCCAACTTTCCGAACGATAGCCGACTGGGAGGCAGAGCTGTCACGATGTAATGCGGGAAAACATTGGCGGGCTGCTTGGATGAACCAGGGCTTCCGTTTGAGTAATACCTTACCAGAAACGTTTGTTGTGCCAAAGTATACAAGCAATGCAGATCTCGTGCAAGTGTGCATATTATTTGTGGACAGTCGAGTCCCT AGTTGGTGCTATACTTACCAGAATGGAGCATCCGTCGTCAGAATGGCAAATCTTCTTCCCGAGGCTGAACAGGTGGAAAAGGAACAGAT ACAAGCTAGCAAGAAAAG GTTGATAAACGGTATAGATCGGACATGTCCTGGCAAGAAAGGCGTCACGTCACATGTGGAAGATCTGAATAAATGTCCGCCCCCAAAGGACATCAAGACCAGTTTAGAAAAACTGAAGGAGATACTGTCCCCAG TTTCTCTGAAAGACTTTTGGACCACTGATCGCTGCTGGTTATCCAGTCTCGAggcaacgaagtggctatcgtCCGTCAGCCAGTGTTTGGAGATCGCCGAGCGACTGGCTACCATAGTGGTCGAGGGGAACAGAAATGTGATATTACAAG AGTTCGATGGCCGTGATTATTCTTGTGTGATCGCGTGTCTGATCCAGATTCTCATCGACGTGCACTGCAGGACAATCAGCGGTTTCCAATCCCTTGTGCAGAAGGAGTGGGTGGCGATGGGACACAAATTCACCCAGCGACTAGGCATCACCGCTAAGAATGAACAAGAGGAG TCTCCAATTTTCCTTCTCTTCCTCGATTGTGTCTGGCAGCTTCTTCAGCAATTCCCATCATCGTTTGAATTCTCTGAGACCTACTTGACAACGCTGTGGGACTCGGCGCACATCGGACTTTTCGGCAACTTCCTATTCGACTGCGTGCACACATCGAGTAAACTTTGCAAGGAGCAACTGAAATTAGAATCTGTCTGGAATTGGCACGTGCAATTCTCAGATAAGGACCTGGCTCTGTTTAAAAATCCTCTGTTTCTGGCAAAGAACAGTGAGGAACTGTCAACAATGAACAAAAAACTGGCAGCAATAACCAACTCCTTGAACAATGACAACTTTAAGAAGAAATTGTACTTGCTGTATTTGAATCGAGAGGCCACGGAACATGGTGTGGTCTTGAAACCACAAGTTATCGCGCCGATGCTGAAACTCTGGTCGCAGTGTTATTTGCGTTGGTCATCACCAGTGGAAATATATGGAGGAGGCGCACCGTCGGAATATTTTCAACAGTGCGTTCTGGTGGAAGAAGTCCTGTGTCTGAAGCACAAGTTGGCAAATCTTGAGAAAGCGTCCGCGTCTGATGCTAACAAGAGGTACCAGAATACACCAAAGAGCGAGCTGTTCTTCAGCTTCAATACGCAGCAGACGCCAAGATCCAGCAAGATGTATTCCGATGTCCTGACCTCATCATTCCCGTTCTCTCCAGGTGGCctgaacaaatcaaatgcggGCACCCCCCTGAGCTTGTACTTGGAGGGTAGTGAATTTGGGCCTATCAACTTGAATGATTCTGAAGATTTGTCCGGGTCGTATCTTGATGATTAG
- the LOC135482571 gene encoding myotubularin-related protein 10-A-like isoform X4, whose product MAHSSKSFKSYIDLGSSSSCPIGRNDIVDDKESFKSYLNLDDVDSRSLTAPDGKEISVPPAYETKLEPDLLPGEVVIAKTTSVLKFSSFTDQKQGIVGSLFCTNFRLSYVTADASLFAMDDGKQRNRLIGEHDIPLMSIDAVYEVSKGKRKKLLPASSIVKRAKHLEIHCKDFRVHSFGFKLASKEEGKVFVNAILCHAYPARLDLLYLFGYNKAVKTRRVNPIASPKRRSDPDQVSQSTVPTFRTIADWEAELSRCNAGKHWRAAWMNQGFRLSNTLPETFVVPKYTSNADLVQVCILFVDSRVPSWCYTYQNGASVVRMANLLPEAEQVEKEQIQASKKRLINGIDRTCPGKKGVTSHVEDLNKCPPPKDIKTSLEKLKEILSPVSLKDFWTTDRCWLSSLEATKWLSSVSQCLEIAERLATIVVEGNRNVILQEFDGRDYSCVIACLIQILIDVHCRTISGFQSLVQKEWVAMGHKFTQRLGITAKNEQEESPIFLLFLDCVWQLLQQFPSSFEFSETYLTTLWDSAHIGLFGNFLFDCVHTSSKLCKEQLKLESVWNWHVQFSDKDLALFKNPLFLAKNSEELSTMNKKLAAITNSLNNDNFKKKLYLLYLNREATEHGVVLKPQVIAPMLKLWSQCYLRWSSPVEIYGGGAPSEYFQQCVLVEEVLCLKHKLANLEKASASDANKRYQNTPKSELFFSFNTQQTPRSSKMYSDVLTSSFPFSPGGLNKSNAGTPLSLYLEGSEFGPINLNDSEDLSGSYLDD is encoded by the exons AAGGAGTCATTCAAATCCTATCTGAATTTGGATGACGTGGACTCGCGTTCACTGACCGCTCCAGATGGCAAA GAAATCAGCGTTCCGCCTGCCTATGAGACGAAACTGGAGCCAGACCTTCTTCCCG GTGAGGTAGTCATCGCCAAGACGACGTCTGTCCTGAAGTTCAGTTCATTCACTGATCAGAAGCAAGGGATCGTGGGATCGTTATTCTGCACAAACTTCCGGCTGAGCTATGTGACAGCGGACGCATCCTTGTTTGCGATGGACGACGGGAAACAAAGGAATCGGCTCATTGGTGAACATGATATTCCTTTGATGTCCATTGATGCCGTCTATGAAG TGTCGaaaggaaaaaggaagaaaCTGCTACCAGCTTCGAGTATTGTGAAGAGGGCTAAGCACTTGGAGATTCACTGTAAAGACTTCCGCGTTCACTCATTTGGTTTCAAACTTGCAAGCAAAGAGGAGGGAAAAGTG TTTGTGAATGCAATACTCTGCCATGCATATCCAGCCAGACTTGACCTACTCTATCTCTTTGGATACAACAAGGCAGTGAAAACGCGACGGGTGAACCCAATTGCTAGTCCAAAGCGTCGGAGTGATCCTG ACCAGGTCTCACAATCAACCGTGCCAACTTTCCGAACGATAGCCGACTGGGAGGCAGAGCTGTCACGATGTAATGCGGGAAAACATTGGCGGGCTGCTTGGATGAACCAGGGCTTCCGTTTGAGTAATACCTTACCAGAAACGTTTGTTGTGCCAAAGTATACAAGCAATGCAGATCTCGTGCAAGTGTGCATATTATTTGTGGACAGTCGAGTCCCT AGTTGGTGCTATACTTACCAGAATGGAGCATCCGTCGTCAGAATGGCAAATCTTCTTCCCGAGGCTGAACAGGTGGAAAAGGAACAGAT ACAAGCTAGCAAGAAAAG GTTGATAAACGGTATAGATCGGACATGTCCTGGCAAGAAAGGCGTCACGTCACATGTGGAAGATCTGAATAAATGTCCGCCCCCAAAGGACATCAAGACCAGTTTAGAAAAACTGAAGGAGATACTGTCCCCAG TTTCTCTGAAAGACTTTTGGACCACTGATCGCTGCTGGTTATCCAGTCTCGAggcaacgaagtggctatcgtCCGTCAGCCAGTGTTTGGAGATCGCCGAGCGACTGGCTACCATAGTGGTCGAGGGGAACAGAAATGTGATATTACAAG AGTTCGATGGCCGTGATTATTCTTGTGTGATCGCGTGTCTGATCCAGATTCTCATCGACGTGCACTGCAGGACAATCAGCGGTTTCCAATCCCTTGTGCAGAAGGAGTGGGTGGCGATGGGACACAAATTCACCCAGCGACTAGGCATCACCGCTAAGAATGAACAAGAGGAG TCTCCAATTTTCCTTCTCTTCCTCGATTGTGTCTGGCAGCTTCTTCAGCAATTCCCATCATCGTTTGAATTCTCTGAGACCTACTTGACAACGCTGTGGGACTCGGCGCACATCGGACTTTTCGGCAACTTCCTATTCGACTGCGTGCACACATCGAGTAAACTTTGCAAGGAGCAACTGAAATTAGAATCTGTCTGGAATTGGCACGTGCAATTCTCAGATAAGGACCTGGCTCTGTTTAAAAATCCTCTGTTTCTGGCAAAGAACAGTGAGGAACTGTCAACAATGAACAAAAAACTGGCAGCAATAACCAACTCCTTGAACAATGACAACTTTAAGAAGAAATTGTACTTGCTGTATTTGAATCGAGAGGCCACGGAACATGGTGTGGTCTTGAAACCACAAGTTATCGCGCCGATGCTGAAACTCTGGTCGCAGTGTTATTTGCGTTGGTCATCACCAGTGGAAATATATGGAGGAGGCGCACCGTCGGAATATTTTCAACAGTGCGTTCTGGTGGAAGAAGTCCTGTGTCTGAAGCACAAGTTGGCAAATCTTGAGAAAGCGTCCGCGTCTGATGCTAACAAGAGGTACCAGAATACACCAAAGAGCGAGCTGTTCTTCAGCTTCAATACGCAGCAGACGCCAAGATCCAGCAAGATGTATTCCGATGTCCTGACCTCATCATTCCCGTTCTCTCCAGGTGGCctgaacaaatcaaatgcggGCACCCCCCTGAGCTTGTACTTGGAGGGTAGTGAATTTGGGCCTATCAACTTGAATGATTCTGAAGATTTGTCCGGGTCGTATCTTGATGATTAG
- the LOC135482571 gene encoding myotubularin-related protein 10-A-like isoform X3, giving the protein MAHSSKSFKSYIDLGSSSSCPIGRNDIVDDRGRSSFISYIDSDSAKCDSALCAPLRKDAKRNEISVPPAYETKLEPDLLPGEVVIAKTTSVLKFSSFTDQKQGIVGSLFCTNFRLSYVTADASLFAMDDGKQRNRLIGEHDIPLMSIDAVYEVSKGKRKKLLPASSIVKRAKHLEIHCKDFRVHSFGFKLASKEEGKVFVNAILCHAYPARLDLLYLFGYNKAVKTRRVNPIASPKRRSDPDQVSQSTVPTFRTIADWEAELSRCNAGKHWRAAWMNQGFRLSNTLPETFVVPKYTSNADLVQVCILFVDSRVPSWCYTYQNGASVVRMANLLPEAEQVEKEQIQASKKRLINGIDRTCPGKKGVTSHVEDLNKCPPPKDIKTSLEKLKEILSPVSLKDFWTTDRCWLSSLEATKWLSSVSQCLEIAERLATIVVEGNRNVILQEFDGRDYSCVIACLIQILIDVHCRTISGFQSLVQKEWVAMGHKFTQRLGITAKNEQEESPIFLLFLDCVWQLLQQFPSSFEFSETYLTTLWDSAHIGLFGNFLFDCVHTSSKLCKEQLKLESVWNWHVQFSDKDLALFKNPLFLAKNSEELSTMNKKLAAITNSLNNDNFKKKLYLLYLNREATEHGVVLKPQVIAPMLKLWSQCYLRWSSPVEIYGGGAPSEYFQQCVLVEEVLCLKHKLANLEKASASDANKRYQNTPKSELFFSFNTQQTPRSSKMYSDVLTSSFPFSPGGLNKSNAGTPLSLYLEGSEFGPINLNDSEDLSGSYLDD; this is encoded by the exons GAAATCAGCGTTCCGCCTGCCTATGAGACGAAACTGGAGCCAGACCTTCTTCCCG GTGAGGTAGTCATCGCCAAGACGACGTCTGTCCTGAAGTTCAGTTCATTCACTGATCAGAAGCAAGGGATCGTGGGATCGTTATTCTGCACAAACTTCCGGCTGAGCTATGTGACAGCGGACGCATCCTTGTTTGCGATGGACGACGGGAAACAAAGGAATCGGCTCATTGGTGAACATGATATTCCTTTGATGTCCATTGATGCCGTCTATGAAG TGTCGaaaggaaaaaggaagaaaCTGCTACCAGCTTCGAGTATTGTGAAGAGGGCTAAGCACTTGGAGATTCACTGTAAAGACTTCCGCGTTCACTCATTTGGTTTCAAACTTGCAAGCAAAGAGGAGGGAAAAGTG TTTGTGAATGCAATACTCTGCCATGCATATCCAGCCAGACTTGACCTACTCTATCTCTTTGGATACAACAAGGCAGTGAAAACGCGACGGGTGAACCCAATTGCTAGTCCAAAGCGTCGGAGTGATCCTG ACCAGGTCTCACAATCAACCGTGCCAACTTTCCGAACGATAGCCGACTGGGAGGCAGAGCTGTCACGATGTAATGCGGGAAAACATTGGCGGGCTGCTTGGATGAACCAGGGCTTCCGTTTGAGTAATACCTTACCAGAAACGTTTGTTGTGCCAAAGTATACAAGCAATGCAGATCTCGTGCAAGTGTGCATATTATTTGTGGACAGTCGAGTCCCT AGTTGGTGCTATACTTACCAGAATGGAGCATCCGTCGTCAGAATGGCAAATCTTCTTCCCGAGGCTGAACAGGTGGAAAAGGAACAGAT ACAAGCTAGCAAGAAAAG GTTGATAAACGGTATAGATCGGACATGTCCTGGCAAGAAAGGCGTCACGTCACATGTGGAAGATCTGAATAAATGTCCGCCCCCAAAGGACATCAAGACCAGTTTAGAAAAACTGAAGGAGATACTGTCCCCAG TTTCTCTGAAAGACTTTTGGACCACTGATCGCTGCTGGTTATCCAGTCTCGAggcaacgaagtggctatcgtCCGTCAGCCAGTGTTTGGAGATCGCCGAGCGACTGGCTACCATAGTGGTCGAGGGGAACAGAAATGTGATATTACAAG AGTTCGATGGCCGTGATTATTCTTGTGTGATCGCGTGTCTGATCCAGATTCTCATCGACGTGCACTGCAGGACAATCAGCGGTTTCCAATCCCTTGTGCAGAAGGAGTGGGTGGCGATGGGACACAAATTCACCCAGCGACTAGGCATCACCGCTAAGAATGAACAAGAGGAG TCTCCAATTTTCCTTCTCTTCCTCGATTGTGTCTGGCAGCTTCTTCAGCAATTCCCATCATCGTTTGAATTCTCTGAGACCTACTTGACAACGCTGTGGGACTCGGCGCACATCGGACTTTTCGGCAACTTCCTATTCGACTGCGTGCACACATCGAGTAAACTTTGCAAGGAGCAACTGAAATTAGAATCTGTCTGGAATTGGCACGTGCAATTCTCAGATAAGGACCTGGCTCTGTTTAAAAATCCTCTGTTTCTGGCAAAGAACAGTGAGGAACTGTCAACAATGAACAAAAAACTGGCAGCAATAACCAACTCCTTGAACAATGACAACTTTAAGAAGAAATTGTACTTGCTGTATTTGAATCGAGAGGCCACGGAACATGGTGTGGTCTTGAAACCACAAGTTATCGCGCCGATGCTGAAACTCTGGTCGCAGTGTTATTTGCGTTGGTCATCACCAGTGGAAATATATGGAGGAGGCGCACCGTCGGAATATTTTCAACAGTGCGTTCTGGTGGAAGAAGTCCTGTGTCTGAAGCACAAGTTGGCAAATCTTGAGAAAGCGTCCGCGTCTGATGCTAACAAGAGGTACCAGAATACACCAAAGAGCGAGCTGTTCTTCAGCTTCAATACGCAGCAGACGCCAAGATCCAGCAAGATGTATTCCGATGTCCTGACCTCATCATTCCCGTTCTCTCCAGGTGGCctgaacaaatcaaatgcggGCACCCCCCTGAGCTTGTACTTGGAGGGTAGTGAATTTGGGCCTATCAACTTGAATGATTCTGAAGATTTGTCCGGGTCGTATCTTGATGATTAG
- the LOC135482571 gene encoding myotubularin-related protein 10-A-like isoform X1 yields MAHSSKSFKSYIDLGSSSSCPIGRNDIVDDRGRSSFISYIDSDSAKCDSALCAPLRKDAKRNKESFKSYLNLDDVDSRSLTAPDGKEISVPPAYETKLEPDLLPGEVVIAKTTSVLKFSSFTDQKQGIVGSLFCTNFRLSYVTADASLFAMDDGKQRNRLIGEHDIPLMSIDAVYEVSKGKRKKLLPASSIVKRAKHLEIHCKDFRVHSFGFKLASKEEGKVFVNAILCHAYPARLDLLYLFGYNKAVKTRRVNPIASPKRRSDPDQVSQSTVPTFRTIADWEAELSRCNAGKHWRAAWMNQGFRLSNTLPETFVVPKYTSNADLVQVCILFVDSRVPSWCYTYQNGASVVRMANLLPEAEQVEKEQIQASKKRLINGIDRTCPGKKGVTSHVEDLNKCPPPKDIKTSLEKLKEILSPVSLKDFWTTDRCWLSSLEATKWLSSVSQCLEIAERLATIVVEGNRNVILQEFDGRDYSCVIACLIQILIDVHCRTISGFQSLVQKEWVAMGHKFTQRLGITAKNEQEESPIFLLFLDCVWQLLQQFPSSFEFSETYLTTLWDSAHIGLFGNFLFDCVHTSSKLCKEQLKLESVWNWHVQFSDKDLALFKNPLFLAKNSEELSTMNKKLAAITNSLNNDNFKKKLYLLYLNREATEHGVVLKPQVIAPMLKLWSQCYLRWSSPVEIYGGGAPSEYFQQCVLVEEVLCLKHKLANLEKASASDANKRYQNTPKSELFFSFNTQQTPRSSKMYSDVLTSSFPFSPGGLNKSNAGTPLSLYLEGSEFGPINLNDSEDLSGSYLDD; encoded by the exons AAGGAGTCATTCAAATCCTATCTGAATTTGGATGACGTGGACTCGCGTTCACTGACCGCTCCAGATGGCAAA GAAATCAGCGTTCCGCCTGCCTATGAGACGAAACTGGAGCCAGACCTTCTTCCCG GTGAGGTAGTCATCGCCAAGACGACGTCTGTCCTGAAGTTCAGTTCATTCACTGATCAGAAGCAAGGGATCGTGGGATCGTTATTCTGCACAAACTTCCGGCTGAGCTATGTGACAGCGGACGCATCCTTGTTTGCGATGGACGACGGGAAACAAAGGAATCGGCTCATTGGTGAACATGATATTCCTTTGATGTCCATTGATGCCGTCTATGAAG TGTCGaaaggaaaaaggaagaaaCTGCTACCAGCTTCGAGTATTGTGAAGAGGGCTAAGCACTTGGAGATTCACTGTAAAGACTTCCGCGTTCACTCATTTGGTTTCAAACTTGCAAGCAAAGAGGAGGGAAAAGTG TTTGTGAATGCAATACTCTGCCATGCATATCCAGCCAGACTTGACCTACTCTATCTCTTTGGATACAACAAGGCAGTGAAAACGCGACGGGTGAACCCAATTGCTAGTCCAAAGCGTCGGAGTGATCCTG ACCAGGTCTCACAATCAACCGTGCCAACTTTCCGAACGATAGCCGACTGGGAGGCAGAGCTGTCACGATGTAATGCGGGAAAACATTGGCGGGCTGCTTGGATGAACCAGGGCTTCCGTTTGAGTAATACCTTACCAGAAACGTTTGTTGTGCCAAAGTATACAAGCAATGCAGATCTCGTGCAAGTGTGCATATTATTTGTGGACAGTCGAGTCCCT AGTTGGTGCTATACTTACCAGAATGGAGCATCCGTCGTCAGAATGGCAAATCTTCTTCCCGAGGCTGAACAGGTGGAAAAGGAACAGAT ACAAGCTAGCAAGAAAAG GTTGATAAACGGTATAGATCGGACATGTCCTGGCAAGAAAGGCGTCACGTCACATGTGGAAGATCTGAATAAATGTCCGCCCCCAAAGGACATCAAGACCAGTTTAGAAAAACTGAAGGAGATACTGTCCCCAG TTTCTCTGAAAGACTTTTGGACCACTGATCGCTGCTGGTTATCCAGTCTCGAggcaacgaagtggctatcgtCCGTCAGCCAGTGTTTGGAGATCGCCGAGCGACTGGCTACCATAGTGGTCGAGGGGAACAGAAATGTGATATTACAAG AGTTCGATGGCCGTGATTATTCTTGTGTGATCGCGTGTCTGATCCAGATTCTCATCGACGTGCACTGCAGGACAATCAGCGGTTTCCAATCCCTTGTGCAGAAGGAGTGGGTGGCGATGGGACACAAATTCACCCAGCGACTAGGCATCACCGCTAAGAATGAACAAGAGGAG TCTCCAATTTTCCTTCTCTTCCTCGATTGTGTCTGGCAGCTTCTTCAGCAATTCCCATCATCGTTTGAATTCTCTGAGACCTACTTGACAACGCTGTGGGACTCGGCGCACATCGGACTTTTCGGCAACTTCCTATTCGACTGCGTGCACACATCGAGTAAACTTTGCAAGGAGCAACTGAAATTAGAATCTGTCTGGAATTGGCACGTGCAATTCTCAGATAAGGACCTGGCTCTGTTTAAAAATCCTCTGTTTCTGGCAAAGAACAGTGAGGAACTGTCAACAATGAACAAAAAACTGGCAGCAATAACCAACTCCTTGAACAATGACAACTTTAAGAAGAAATTGTACTTGCTGTATTTGAATCGAGAGGCCACGGAACATGGTGTGGTCTTGAAACCACAAGTTATCGCGCCGATGCTGAAACTCTGGTCGCAGTGTTATTTGCGTTGGTCATCACCAGTGGAAATATATGGAGGAGGCGCACCGTCGGAATATTTTCAACAGTGCGTTCTGGTGGAAGAAGTCCTGTGTCTGAAGCACAAGTTGGCAAATCTTGAGAAAGCGTCCGCGTCTGATGCTAACAAGAGGTACCAGAATACACCAAAGAGCGAGCTGTTCTTCAGCTTCAATACGCAGCAGACGCCAAGATCCAGCAAGATGTATTCCGATGTCCTGACCTCATCATTCCCGTTCTCTCCAGGTGGCctgaacaaatcaaatgcggGCACCCCCCTGAGCTTGTACTTGGAGGGTAGTGAATTTGGGCCTATCAACTTGAATGATTCTGAAGATTTGTCCGGGTCGTATCTTGATGATTAG